Proteins encoded by one window of Kribbella italica:
- the thiO gene encoding glycine oxidase ThiO: MTESRSGVVVIGGGLIGLSTAWRLAADGIQVTVCDPTPGIRTSSVAAGMLAPVTEVEYGEDDLLALNLAGNAAWPSFAEELEALTGLPAGLHRTGTLSVAYDADDAAAIRRLAEYQRRLGLEVEELTGRETRKREPLLAAGVTAGVWVPGDHSVNNRQTVAALLRAVELSGVTLIKQSVSRILIDGSKAVGVELDNGDTIHAEHIIAAAGPWTAQLNGIPDELRPPVRPLKGEILRLRVPKAYRPALQHTVRATARGFSVYLVPRPDGELVVGATTSELGYDTRVLAGGVFTLLRDARMVLPITDELELVETVAGLRPATPDNAPVLGASGLDGLLWATGHYRNGVLLTPITAQVIAETVRTGVLPKLAEPFLADRFSRGDRAHGSAGAVPKVMG; the protein is encoded by the coding sequence ATGACGGAGTCGAGGTCCGGGGTCGTGGTGATCGGCGGCGGACTGATCGGTTTGTCCACCGCCTGGCGACTGGCTGCAGACGGTATCCAGGTGACGGTATGTGACCCGACACCCGGCATTCGGACATCTTCGGTCGCAGCCGGCATGCTCGCCCCGGTCACCGAGGTCGAGTACGGCGAGGACGACCTGCTCGCACTCAACCTGGCCGGGAACGCCGCCTGGCCGTCGTTCGCGGAGGAGCTGGAGGCCCTGACCGGTCTCCCGGCCGGACTGCACCGGACCGGCACGCTCTCGGTCGCGTACGACGCCGACGACGCGGCCGCGATCCGTCGCCTCGCGGAGTACCAGCGCCGCCTCGGTCTCGAGGTGGAGGAACTCACCGGCCGCGAGACCCGCAAGCGCGAGCCTCTGCTCGCCGCGGGCGTCACCGCCGGGGTCTGGGTCCCGGGCGACCACTCTGTCAACAATCGACAGACCGTCGCCGCGCTGCTGCGGGCGGTCGAGTTGTCCGGCGTGACCCTCATCAAACAATCAGTCAGCCGGATCTTGATCGACGGCAGCAAAGCCGTCGGCGTCGAGCTGGACAACGGTGACACCATCCACGCCGAGCACATCATCGCCGCCGCAGGCCCCTGGACCGCCCAGCTCAACGGCATCCCCGACGAGCTACGCCCACCGGTCCGGCCACTCAAGGGCGAGATCCTCCGCCTGCGCGTCCCCAAGGCGTACCGGCCCGCGCTGCAGCACACCGTACGAGCGACGGCCCGCGGCTTCTCGGTCTACCTCGTCCCCCGCCCCGACGGCGAACTGGTGGTCGGCGCGACGACGTCCGAGCTCGGCTACGACACCAGAGTCCTGGCGGGCGGCGTGTTCACACTCCTGCGCGACGCCCGGATGGTCCTGCCGATCACGGACGAGCTGGAACTGGTGGAAACCGTCGCCGGGTTGAGGCCCGCGACTCCGGACAACGCCCCTGTGCTGGGCGCGTCCGGGCTCGACGGACTGTTGTGGGCGACCGGCCACTACCGCAACGGCGTACTGCTGACGCCGATCACCGCGCAGGTGATCGCCGAGACCGTGCGGACCGGCGTACTGCCGAAGCTGGCGGAGCCGTTCCTCGCCGACCGCTTCTCACGGGGTGACCGGGCGCACGGCAGCGCCGGCGCAGTACCTAAGGTGATGGGGTGA
- the metF gene encoding methylenetetrahydrofolate reductase [NAD(P)H] — MANGFPSTLPGSTPTIRELLATGDRSFSFEFFPPKTPEAEEVLWRSIREIEKLRPSFVSITYGAGGTTRDGTIRVTERVAQDTSLTPLGHLTAVAHSRDELRSVIGAYAGAGIRNVLALRGDPPGGPRQPWVAHPEGLNHAIELVELVRTLGDFCVGVAAFPDKHPEAADLDFDARVLAEKAKAGADYAITQMFFGADDYFQLVERASALGCDIPILPGIMPVTNIKQIHRMAELTGMALPATVTDRLHAVEGDPAAVRAVGIEIASELCDELLTGGAPGIHFITLNRSTATRQVYLNLQGTTV, encoded by the coding sequence ATGGCCAACGGTTTCCCCTCGACGCTTCCCGGCAGCACGCCGACGATCCGCGAACTGCTCGCGACGGGCGACCGGTCCTTCTCGTTCGAGTTCTTCCCGCCGAAGACGCCGGAGGCCGAAGAGGTGCTCTGGCGCTCGATCCGCGAGATCGAGAAGCTGCGCCCGTCGTTCGTCTCGATCACGTACGGCGCGGGCGGTACGACGCGCGACGGCACGATCCGCGTCACCGAGCGGGTCGCGCAGGACACCTCGCTGACGCCGCTGGGTCATCTGACGGCGGTCGCGCACTCGCGCGACGAGCTGCGCTCGGTCATCGGCGCGTACGCCGGCGCCGGGATCCGCAACGTGCTCGCGCTGCGCGGCGACCCGCCGGGTGGTCCGCGGCAGCCGTGGGTGGCGCATCCCGAGGGGCTGAACCACGCGATCGAGTTGGTCGAGCTGGTCCGGACGCTGGGCGACTTCTGTGTCGGCGTCGCGGCGTTCCCCGACAAGCACCCCGAGGCCGCCGACCTCGACTTCGACGCCCGCGTGCTGGCCGAGAAGGCGAAGGCGGGCGCGGACTACGCGATCACCCAGATGTTCTTCGGCGCGGACGACTACTTCCAGCTGGTCGAGCGTGCTTCGGCGCTGGGCTGCGACATCCCGATCCTGCCCGGCATCATGCCGGTCACGAACATCAAGCAGATCCACCGGATGGCCGAGCTCACCGGCATGGCGCTCCCGGCCACCGTCACGGACCGCCTGCACGCCGTCGAGGGCGACCCGGCCGCCGTACGAGCTGTCGGCATCGAGATCGCCAGCGAGCTGTGCGACGAACTGCTGACCGGTGGTGCGCCGGGCATCCACTTCATCACCCTCAACCGCTCGACGGCGACCCGCCAGGTCTACCTGAATCTCCAAGGCACCACGGTCTGA
- a CDS encoding YqjF family protein, whose translation MVEPVTAEAPPLPRPRILRQSWLDLTFIHWAVDPASIAHFYPPGTRPDTFEGRAYVGLIPFRMVGNGFARGPALLPDFLETNIRLYSVDDHGRRGVFFLSLDANRRDVVAAARTIFGLPYRHTHMRYETTAITHTYTTQQPSSRITVQVGAPIESTGLEFFLTARWGLHVRRAGRTWYLPNEHPTWQLRSAEILDLQAGSLLQSVGLPDLSIRPPDHVAHSPGVRSYFGLPRRPAGR comes from the coding sequence ATGGTCGAACCTGTCACCGCGGAAGCGCCGCCGCTCCCCCGGCCACGCATCCTGCGACAGTCCTGGCTCGACCTGACGTTCATCCACTGGGCGGTCGATCCGGCGTCGATCGCGCACTTCTACCCACCCGGCACGCGACCCGACACCTTCGAGGGCCGGGCGTACGTCGGCCTGATCCCGTTCCGGATGGTCGGCAACGGCTTCGCCCGCGGGCCCGCACTGCTGCCCGACTTCCTCGAGACCAACATCCGTCTCTACTCGGTGGACGACCACGGCCGCCGCGGCGTCTTCTTCCTCAGCCTCGACGCCAACCGGCGCGACGTGGTCGCCGCCGCCCGCACGATCTTCGGCCTGCCCTACCGCCACACCCACATGCGGTACGAGACCACCGCGATCACCCACACGTACACGACCCAACAACCTTCAAGTCGGATCACCGTTCAGGTGGGCGCACCAATCGAGTCCACCGGGCTCGAATTCTTCCTCACCGCCCGTTGGGGTCTGCACGTCCGCCGCGCAGGCCGGACCTGGTACCTACCGAACGAGCACCCCACCTGGCAGCTGCGGTCGGCGGAGATCCTGGACCTGCAAGCCGGCAGCCTGCTGCAGTCGGTCGGCCTTCCTGACCTGAGCATCCGCCCACCCGACCACGTCGCCCACAGCCCCGGCGTACGGTCCTACTTCGGCCTGCCTAGACGACCGGCAGGTCGCTGA
- a CDS encoding UvrD-helicase domain-containing protein, giving the protein MDQTPTSPDPESVERAELEFEQQHVDRVYDRVEAASASASRIAVEGHQRAQAQNVGRVREEEQTGLYERDVLVFAAARRIAELDAEHEGLVFGRLDSDGGDEQPPAEHAADLESLYVGRIGVRDAEYEPLVIDWRAPAAEPFYRATSTDRLGVVRRRVLRNKGARIIGIEDDLLGPERAPEDLPVMGEGALMASLSRARGHTMRDIVATIQAEQDQAIRAPARGVTVIGGGPGTGKTVVALHRAAYLLYSDRRRFERGGVLVVGPSAAFMAYIERVLPSLGENTVSLRAVGELVDGVRATAIDDAEVAAIKGSLRMQGLLSRAARDRVPNAPTTLRVFIGGGTVELDANQLDNVRRNALRRTPRNRAAAEARKGLVAALWTRFPEDLRNGVYADRESFGDQVTDLPAYRTFFAAWWPVLTPQTVLRWLGDPRRLTRWARHDLTPVEIETLAAGIRGTDDITVADVALLDELTHLLGRAPIPEAGKDEEFDWLEGLSDGVNEVLTTSERRARAAAAAEADEPEEYAHVLVDEAQDLSPMQWRMVTRRGPQASWTIVGDPAQSSWPDPDEARTAMETMLSHLRRHTFRLSTNYRNSAEIYAFAGEVIRQQIPDADLPDAVRRTGVEPEHRIFDAGKVAEASADAAAELLDLVEGTVGVIVPPKLRAAVDAVLAELNDPRIATLTPLESKGLEYDAVVVVEPDRIVSDTLGGVRALYVVLTRATQRMITVNSTTHWLPTRAS; this is encoded by the coding sequence GTGGACCAAACCCCCACGTCACCCGATCCCGAGTCGGTCGAGAGGGCAGAACTGGAGTTCGAGCAACAGCACGTCGACCGGGTCTACGACCGGGTCGAGGCCGCGTCGGCGTCCGCGTCCCGGATCGCGGTCGAGGGTCATCAACGCGCCCAGGCGCAGAACGTCGGTCGCGTCCGCGAGGAGGAGCAGACCGGGCTGTACGAGCGGGACGTCCTGGTGTTCGCCGCGGCCCGGCGGATCGCCGAGCTGGACGCGGAGCACGAGGGCCTGGTGTTCGGCCGGCTCGACTCCGACGGTGGCGACGAGCAGCCGCCGGCCGAGCACGCGGCCGACCTGGAGAGCCTGTACGTCGGCCGGATCGGCGTCCGCGACGCCGAGTACGAGCCGCTCGTGATCGACTGGCGGGCCCCCGCGGCCGAGCCGTTCTACCGCGCGACCTCGACCGACCGCCTCGGCGTCGTCCGGCGTCGCGTCCTGCGCAACAAGGGCGCCAGGATCATCGGCATCGAGGACGACCTGCTCGGCCCCGAGCGGGCGCCCGAGGATCTGCCGGTGATGGGTGAGGGCGCGCTGATGGCGTCGCTGTCGCGGGCCCGTGGGCACACGATGCGCGACATCGTGGCGACCATCCAGGCCGAGCAGGACCAGGCGATCCGGGCTCCGGCCCGCGGCGTCACCGTCATCGGCGGCGGTCCGGGGACGGGCAAGACGGTCGTCGCGCTGCACCGCGCGGCGTACCTGCTGTACTCCGACCGGCGCCGCTTCGAGCGTGGCGGCGTTCTGGTGGTCGGGCCGTCGGCCGCCTTCATGGCCTACATCGAGCGCGTGCTGCCGAGCCTCGGCGAGAACACGGTCTCCCTGCGCGCGGTCGGCGAGCTCGTCGACGGCGTCCGGGCGACGGCGATCGACGACGCCGAGGTGGCCGCGATCAAGGGATCGCTGCGGATGCAGGGCCTGCTGTCGCGCGCCGCGCGCGACCGCGTCCCGAACGCACCAACCACGCTGCGCGTCTTCATCGGCGGTGGCACGGTCGAGCTGGACGCGAACCAGTTGGACAACGTCCGCCGCAACGCCTTGCGCCGTACGCCGCGCAACCGCGCCGCGGCCGAGGCTCGCAAGGGACTCGTGGCCGCGTTGTGGACCCGCTTCCCCGAGGACCTGCGCAACGGCGTGTACGCCGATCGCGAGTCGTTCGGCGACCAGGTCACCGACCTTCCGGCGTACCGGACCTTCTTCGCGGCCTGGTGGCCGGTGCTGACGCCGCAGACCGTGCTGCGCTGGCTCGGTGACCCGCGACGCCTCACCCGCTGGGCGCGGCACGACCTGACCCCGGTCGAGATCGAGACGCTCGCGGCCGGGATCCGCGGCACGGACGACATCACCGTCGCTGACGTCGCGCTGCTCGACGAGCTGACCCACCTGCTCGGCCGGGCGCCGATCCCCGAGGCGGGCAAGGACGAGGAGTTCGACTGGCTCGAAGGCCTGTCGGACGGCGTCAACGAGGTGCTCACCACGTCGGAGCGCCGGGCCCGCGCTGCTGCCGCGGCCGAGGCTGACGAGCCCGAGGAGTACGCGCACGTCCTCGTCGACGAGGCCCAGGACCTGTCCCCGATGCAGTGGCGGATGGTGACGCGGCGCGGTCCGCAGGCGAGCTGGACGATCGTCGGCGACCCGGCGCAGAGTTCCTGGCCGGACCCGGACGAGGCCCGGACCGCGATGGAGACGATGCTGTCGCACCTGCGGCGGCACACGTTCCGGCTGTCCACCAACTACCGGAACTCGGCCGAGATCTACGCGTTCGCCGGTGAGGTGATCCGGCAACAGATCCCGGACGCCGACCTGCCGGACGCCGTACGGCGTACTGGTGTCGAGCCGGAGCACCGGATCTTCGACGCCGGCAAGGTCGCCGAAGCCTCGGCCGACGCGGCCGCCGAACTGCTCGACCTGGTCGAGGGCACGGTCGGCGTCATCGTCCCACCGAAGCTCCGCGCGGCCGTCGACGCGGTCCTTGCCGAACTCAACGATCCCCGGATCGCCACGCTCACCCCGCTCGAGTCCAAGGGCCTCGAGTACGACGCGGTCGTCGTCGTCGAGCCGGACCGAATCGTCAGCGACACCCTGGGCGGCGTCCGTGCGCTGTACGTCGTCCTGACCCGCGCCACCCAACGGATGATCACCGTCAACAGCACCACCCACTGGCTGCCGACCCGCGCCTCCTGA
- a CDS encoding helix-turn-helix domain-containing protein, whose protein sequence is MRQELYSVEQVAEQLGLHVRTIRSYVRDGRLKATRIGKQYRITREDLEAFTGTSVVAPGAVSATRHAEVSSIVQIDGVDRTGADRITTYVTASINQEGMGRLRVELAYDETRGVLKIIILGDLDITADVLRLIDVIVTS, encoded by the coding sequence ATGCGCCAGGAGTTGTACTCGGTCGAGCAGGTCGCCGAGCAGTTGGGCCTGCACGTCCGGACGATCCGGAGCTACGTGCGCGACGGCCGGCTGAAGGCGACCCGGATCGGGAAGCAGTACCGGATCACCCGGGAGGACCTGGAGGCGTTCACCGGTACGTCGGTGGTCGCGCCCGGCGCGGTGTCCGCGACCAGGCACGCCGAGGTGTCGAGCATCGTCCAGATCGACGGCGTCGACCGGACCGGCGCCGACCGGATCACGACGTACGTGACCGCCTCCATCAACCAGGAGGGCATGGGCCGGCTGCGGGTCGAGCTCGCCTACGACGAGACGCGTGGGGTCCTGAAGATCATCATCCTGGGGGACCTGGACATCACTGCCGACGTACTGCGGCTGATCGACGTCATCGTCACCTCATAG
- the thiE gene encoding thiamine phosphate synthase codes for MIDDTAPLRDRLDAARLYLCTDARPQQGDLDQFLDAALGGGVDIVQLRQKEMEAADELAALEIFADACKRHGKLLAVNDRADIAYAAGADVLHLGQRDLPVPHARAITGPDVIVGRSTHTFSQVNAAVAETGSDYFCVGPTWETPTKPGRTAAGLELVSYAASRQQVKPWFAIGGIDLERLDEVIEAGASRVVVVRAITEADDPAEAAGEFVRRLRSA; via the coding sequence GTGATTGACGACACCGCGCCACTCCGCGACCGACTCGACGCCGCCCGGCTGTACCTGTGTACCGACGCCAGGCCGCAGCAGGGCGACCTCGACCAGTTCCTCGACGCCGCGCTGGGCGGGGGCGTCGACATCGTCCAGCTCCGGCAGAAGGAGATGGAGGCCGCCGACGAGCTCGCCGCGCTGGAGATCTTCGCCGACGCCTGCAAGCGGCACGGCAAGCTGCTGGCCGTGAACGACCGCGCCGATATCGCGTACGCCGCGGGCGCCGACGTCCTGCATCTCGGTCAGCGCGACCTGCCGGTGCCGCACGCTCGCGCGATCACCGGCCCGGACGTGATCGTCGGCCGCTCGACGCACACGTTCAGCCAGGTCAACGCCGCGGTTGCCGAGACCGGTTCGGACTACTTCTGCGTCGGCCCGACCTGGGAGACCCCGACCAAGCCGGGCCGGACCGCGGCCGGGCTCGAACTGGTCTCGTACGCCGCCAGCCGGCAGCAGGTCAAGCCGTGGTTCGCGATCGGCGGCATCGACCTGGAGCGGCTCGACGAGGTGATCGAAGCGGGCGCGAGCCGGGTGGTCGTCGTTCGGGCGATCACCGAGGCCGACGACCCGGCCGAGGCGGCCGGCGAGTTCGTCCGGCGGCTGCGGAGCGCCTGA
- a CDS encoding polyprenyl synthetase family protein — translation MHADADIPTEIQRTLTEFLDVQEQRLAELGPELAEQVQAARDATSGGKRLRPSFCYWGFRAAGGDPERPILTAAASLEMLHVSALVHDDVMDSSDTRRGAPAAHKRFEALQRARSEASGSGGDPVSFGIGAAILLGDLCLIWADEMLHTSGFDAAALARASKFFDAVRVEVTAGQYLDLVAQASGTSDLDLALRVLRYKAATYTVERPLHIGAALGGADQHLIDALSAYGLPLGEAFQLRDDLLGVFGDPAVTGKPAGDDLREGKRTVLVAHAVDHASPAQLAEFERLFGRAELDDDEIQLLREILQDSRSVQACEDLISERTAEAMEALDRSPVQDETSRKALADLAIAATSRHL, via the coding sequence GTGCATGCCGACGCAGACATCCCGACCGAGATCCAGCGCACGCTGACCGAGTTCCTGGACGTCCAGGAACAACGGCTGGCCGAACTCGGCCCCGAGCTGGCCGAGCAGGTCCAGGCCGCGCGGGACGCGACCAGCGGCGGCAAACGGCTGCGGCCGTCGTTCTGCTACTGGGGTTTTCGGGCGGCCGGTGGCGATCCGGAGCGGCCGATCCTGACCGCCGCGGCGAGCCTGGAGATGCTGCACGTCAGCGCCCTGGTGCACGACGACGTGATGGATTCGTCCGACACCCGCCGCGGAGCACCGGCCGCGCACAAGCGGTTCGAGGCGCTGCAGCGGGCCCGGTCGGAGGCGAGCGGTTCCGGTGGCGACCCGGTCAGCTTCGGGATCGGCGCGGCGATCCTGCTCGGCGACCTGTGCTTGATCTGGGCCGACGAGATGCTGCACACCTCGGGCTTCGACGCGGCCGCGCTGGCGCGCGCCTCGAAGTTCTTCGACGCGGTGCGGGTCGAGGTGACGGCGGGTCAGTACCTCGACCTCGTCGCGCAGGCGAGTGGCACTTCGGACCTGGACCTGGCGCTGCGGGTCCTGCGCTACAAGGCGGCGACGTACACAGTCGAGCGGCCGCTGCACATCGGCGCCGCGCTCGGCGGCGCGGACCAGCACCTGATCGACGCGCTGTCGGCGTACGGGCTGCCGCTGGGTGAGGCGTTCCAGCTGCGGGACGACCTGCTGGGCGTGTTCGGCGACCCGGCGGTGACCGGGAAGCCGGCCGGCGACGACCTGCGCGAGGGGAAGCGGACGGTGCTGGTCGCGCACGCGGTCGACCACGCCTCACCGGCGCAGCTGGCGGAGTTCGAGCGGCTGTTCGGGCGGGCCGAGCTGGACGACGACGAGATCCAGCTGCTGCGCGAGATCCTGCAGGACAGCCGGTCGGTGCAGGCCTGCGAGGACCTGATCAGCGAGCGGACGGCGGAGGCGATGGAAGCCCTCGACCGCTCACCGGTCCAGGACGAGACCTCCCGCAAGGCTTTGGCCGATCTGGCGATCGCGGCGACGTCACGGCACCTATGA
- a CDS encoding ribonuclease domain-containing protein produces the protein MMNNPKVARIVAAVVIAMLVITLAASLLGCGASDGKASGEPSKDPDSGLVFVAVDDLPKEAQQTLTLIGEGGPYPYSRDGVTFGNFEKILPKQNRGYYREYTVKTPGEKDRGARRIVTGKGGERYYTDDHYKSFRRIAADGGTDG, from the coding sequence ATGATGAACAACCCGAAGGTCGCGCGGATCGTCGCCGCCGTGGTGATCGCGATGCTGGTGATCACGCTGGCGGCGTCGTTGCTCGGGTGCGGAGCCTCCGACGGCAAGGCGTCCGGCGAGCCGTCGAAGGATCCGGACAGTGGGCTGGTCTTCGTCGCGGTCGACGATCTGCCGAAGGAGGCGCAGCAGACGCTGACGCTGATCGGCGAAGGCGGGCCGTACCCGTACAGCCGCGACGGTGTGACCTTCGGGAACTTCGAGAAGATCCTGCCGAAGCAGAATCGCGGGTACTACCGCGAGTACACGGTGAAGACGCCAGGCGAGAAGGACCGCGGCGCGCGGCGGATCGTGACCGGGAAAGGCGGCGAGCGTTATTACACCGACGATCACTACAAGTCGTTCCGCCGGATCGCGGCGGACGGGGGGACCGACGGATGA
- the thiS gene encoding sulfur carrier protein ThiS has product MSEVMNVLVNGSAEQIDAGATVADVVDRWARSPIGVAVAVNEAVVTKTNWSGTTLTEGDRVEIVTAVQGG; this is encoded by the coding sequence GTGAGTGAGGTCATGAACGTGCTGGTGAACGGCTCCGCCGAGCAGATCGACGCCGGGGCGACCGTCGCCGACGTGGTGGACCGGTGGGCCCGCAGCCCGATCGGAGTCGCGGTGGCGGTCAACGAAGCGGTGGTCACCAAGACCAACTGGTCCGGGACGACGTTGACCGAAGGCGACCGGGTGGAGATCGTCACCGCGGTTCAAGGCGGTTGA
- a CDS encoding DUF4180 domain-containing protein has protein sequence MSVFVNSQALRSVQDAIDLIGDASYWHQASWVAVRVEDLPAEFFVLSSGVAGEIVQKFAQYGMGLAVVGDVSSYEVSSTPFRDWVRESNRGWQLWFVADVEALEQKRRETGR, from the coding sequence ATGAGCGTGTTCGTGAACTCGCAGGCGTTGCGGTCGGTGCAGGACGCGATCGACCTGATCGGCGACGCGTCGTACTGGCACCAGGCGTCGTGGGTGGCCGTGCGGGTCGAGGATCTGCCGGCGGAGTTCTTCGTGCTGAGCAGCGGGGTGGCCGGGGAGATCGTGCAGAAGTTCGCGCAGTACGGGATGGGGCTGGCGGTGGTCGGCGACGTTTCGTCGTACGAGGTGAGCAGTACGCCGTTCCGCGACTGGGTGCGGGAGAGCAACCGCGGGTGGCAGCTGTGGTTCGTCGCCGACGTGGAGGCACTGGAGCAGAAGCGGCGTGAGACCGGGCGCTAG
- a CDS encoding alpha/beta fold hydrolase, giving the protein MTYRSSTGQSIVHAQYRELLADWPVPSEQRLIDTRQGPTFVVSSGPAGAPPLILLHGSAGTTLDWSNDVPAWSKTFRVHAIDTISEPGLSASPRPELGSPAYAEWLDDVLDGLGVERFSVVGFSLGAWFALDYATRRPGRVQRLALLSPAGLSRMKVLPILPALLLRPFGEWGHRRSVATIIGPLPEGLDWDNLGFALLVQKHFAARTGAMPTFTDEQLENLDLLAIVGSKDRMFDAAGTARRLPGRSVTIEGAGHLLPPQTERVLEFLR; this is encoded by the coding sequence ATGACCTACCGCTCCTCCACCGGCCAGTCCATCGTGCACGCCCAGTATCGCGAGTTGCTCGCGGACTGGCCGGTGCCGAGCGAGCAGCGGCTGATCGACACCCGGCAAGGCCCGACCTTCGTGGTGTCGAGCGGCCCGGCCGGCGCGCCGCCCCTGATCCTCCTGCACGGCTCAGCCGGTACGACGCTCGACTGGTCGAACGACGTCCCGGCCTGGAGCAAGACCTTCCGCGTGCACGCGATCGACACGATCAGCGAGCCCGGGCTGAGTGCATCGCCGCGCCCCGAGCTGGGCTCACCGGCGTACGCCGAATGGCTGGACGACGTCCTCGACGGGCTCGGCGTCGAGCGGTTCTCGGTCGTGGGGTTCTCGCTGGGCGCCTGGTTCGCCCTGGACTACGCGACCCGCCGGCCGGGCCGGGTCCAGCGGTTGGCACTGTTGTCGCCGGCCGGGCTCAGCCGGATGAAGGTGCTCCCGATCCTGCCGGCCCTCCTGCTGCGGCCGTTCGGCGAGTGGGGTCACCGGCGGTCGGTCGCGACGATCATCGGCCCGCTTCCCGAGGGACTCGACTGGGACAACCTGGGCTTCGCGCTGCTGGTGCAGAAGCACTTCGCGGCGCGCACCGGCGCGATGCCGACCTTCACCGACGAGCAGCTGGAGAACCTGGACCTGCTGGCGATCGTCGGCAGCAAGGACCGGATGTTCGACGCGGCCGGTACGGCGCGACGGCTGCCCGGGCGGTCCGTGACGATCGAGGGCGCCGGGCATCTGCTGCCGCCGCAGACCGAGCGGGTGCTGGAGTTCCTGCGATGA
- a CDS encoding barstar family protein: MTELRALLDAGLRPGVYRWRSSLSLEQVGPRVTAAGWGFVPLDTTGVLDKAGFLDVCATAFDLPRWFGRNWDALADSLSDRSTGEPELVLWDGWRELLDHDHDTVDVALQIFSEDTKESGQLRVLLREAEDAPDLISDLPVV, from the coding sequence ATGACTGAGTTGCGCGCGTTGCTGGACGCCGGACTGCGGCCGGGGGTCTATCGCTGGCGCTCTTCGTTGAGTCTCGAGCAGGTCGGCCCGCGGGTCACGGCGGCCGGGTGGGGGTTCGTCCCGCTCGACACGACGGGGGTGCTCGACAAGGCGGGTTTCCTGGACGTCTGCGCGACGGCCTTCGACCTTCCGCGCTGGTTCGGCCGCAACTGGGACGCTCTCGCCGATTCCCTGAGTGACCGCTCGACCGGTGAGCCGGAGCTCGTGCTGTGGGACGGCTGGCGCGAGCTGCTCGACCACGATCACGACACGGTTGATGTGGCGCTGCAGATCTTCTCCGAGGACACCAAGGAGTCGGGTCAGCTTCGTGTGCTCCTGCGCGAGGCCGAGGACGCGCCGGATCTGATCAGCGACCTGCCGGTCGTCTAG
- a CDS encoding SixA phosphatase family protein codes for MADPSDLLIDRTLVLLRHAKAVPPESMADLDRPLAERGRADAAAAGRYLVAQGIEADLVLCSPSIRTTETWEYAAQAGATTTELWFDRRIYNADTDGLLDVVQEASPDARTVILIGHAPGIPWLADQLALDGTSPDRVELTKKYPTSGLTVLHHTSRWSDLTADDCDLVSYVIPRG; via the coding sequence ATGGCTGACCCGAGTGACCTGCTGATCGATCGCACGCTGGTGCTGCTGCGGCACGCGAAGGCGGTGCCGCCGGAGTCGATGGCCGACCTCGACCGGCCGCTGGCCGAGCGCGGCCGCGCCGACGCCGCCGCGGCCGGACGCTATTTGGTTGCCCAGGGCATCGAAGCCGACCTGGTCCTGTGCTCGCCGTCGATCCGGACGACGGAGACCTGGGAGTACGCCGCCCAGGCCGGCGCGACGACCACGGAGCTGTGGTTCGACCGGCGGATCTACAACGCCGACACCGACGGCCTGCTGGACGTCGTACAGGAAGCCTCGCCCGACGCGCGCACGGTGATCCTGATCGGGCACGCGCCCGGCATCCCGTGGCTGGCCGACCAACTGGCCCTCGACGGCACCAGCCCGGACCGGGTGGAGCTGACCAAGAAGTACCCGACCAGCGGACTCACCGTCCTCCACCACACGTCCCGCTGGTCCGACCTCACCGCCGACGACTGCGACCTGGTCTCCTACGTCATCCCACGGGGCTAA